In the Pontibacillus sp. HMF3514 genome, ATTTTCAAACTGTAGATAATCCAGCTTTCTTATTAGAAGAAGGAGATATGATCTCTGTACGAGGTAAAGGCCGTAGTCAGCTTAATTCCATAGAAGGAAAAACAAAAAAAGAAAAATGGAGAATTGTGACGTCTCAGTTAAAATAAGTCCAAGGAACTAGAAGGAATATGCGCATCTTTGTCGAAATAAATAGTATCCACAAGACTGTTCATGAAGAGCGGTCCGTATATCAAAACCCTACACCCTAAGGAGGTGGCCCGTGTGGCACTAACACCATTGGATATTCATAATAAGGAATTTACGAGAGGCTTTCGCGGTTACGATGAAGATGAAGTAAACGAATTTTTAGATCAAATCATCAAAGATTATGAAGTGGTCATCCGTGATAAGAAAAAACTTGAAGATAAAGTTCAAGAATTAGAAGAAAAATTAGGACACTTCAGTAACATTGAACAAACACTAAATAAGTCTATTCTTGTTGCCCAGGAAACGGCTGAAGAAGTGAAGACAAACGCTAATAAAGAGAGTAAATTAATCGTAAAAGAAGCAGAGAAGAATGCTGATCGTATTATTAATGAAGCTCTTGCTAAATCTCGTCGTATTTCATTAGAGGTAGAGGAACTGAAGAAACAAGCCAAGGTCTTCCGTACTCGTCTGAAAATGATGGTTGAAGCACAACTAGATATGATTGATAATGATGATTGGGATGATCTTTTTAACGTTGAAATTGATGAAGAAACAGAGTATGAAAAAGAATTAGCTGAAAATAATTCTTGACGTTGAATTTATTTTTACATATAATTCATAATCAGAAATTATAGCATTGTTAATTACGATGACAGGGTTCGTGCAATAAATCTATCTTGACTAGCGAATCAGGGATGGTGGAAGCCTGAAGCATGACATTTATTGTCCTATCCCCCTCGAGTACCCTTACTGAAGATAGTAGGTTAGGGCGATTCATTCACGTTACGAATGCTGAAGTGGATTTGTTCCAATCTTTTGGACAATTCTATAAGGGTGGTACCGCGAGTCCTTCTCGTCCCTTTTGGGGATGGGGAGGTTTTTTGTATATTTAAAGGTATTTCCCATGTTCAACATGACCATCATGAGTAATTGAAGGAGGAGAAAATACAATGAATTATAAAGATACCTTGTTGATGCCAAAGACGGAATTCCCAATGCGCGGGAACCTTCCAAACCGCGAGCCAAATCAACAACAAGAGTGGGAAGAACAAAATATTTATGAAAAAGTTCAACAACGAACAGAAGGGC is a window encoding:
- a CDS encoding DivIVA domain-containing protein, whose amino-acid sequence is MALTPLDIHNKEFTRGFRGYDEDEVNEFLDQIIKDYEVVIRDKKKLEDKVQELEEKLGHFSNIEQTLNKSILVAQETAEEVKTNANKESKLIVKEAEKNADRIINEALAKSRRISLEVEELKKQAKVFRTRLKMMVEAQLDMIDNDDWDDLFNVEIDEETEYEKELAENNS